The following coding sequences lie in one Oncorhynchus kisutch isolate 150728-3 linkage group LG17, Okis_V2, whole genome shotgun sequence genomic window:
- the LOC109908342 gene encoding mucin-12 isoform X3 has translation MDSSPVLRQQCQNTLLNDHSSLNRMTADKKPGSKHLSVPHPSKHLSVPHPSKHLSVPHPSKHPSVPHGHPSKPGPENKDPAAASDNGPKLMIRLLGISRLPVLAKSLPLKTPSDFTWSHKRWEDNSLAGKAKRMKPSTKPVPFNFSNLKANRMGAQNQRGPLAATARAGAQPTQPKSTFTTAAHLKTRPTTTTAQLPSSIPATHNKAQSKSTIELAAQLPTTALHLAARKAGSGPGGILSQQNRESGKPHQTQAPSAATSMSLSQHPKQSSSDNLLHVPGWGQLSRPPSSFALGSGLSSSAFSFSSASTASAQPTALSTEACGGHFDMLSLKDPSMPGQLPSSSTGSVEAAFHSDPSALCSILQNEGISAARVFMSSRPSTQAYNNMPQRVSIMKNGLRTVPSAGPVRNVKLSLALGNILQTEGVSSSLELERVSVMKSHQTTAASAGPVRSVRFSPEPSSLNSILQDEGVSYSLQPQRVSVMKSHKKSAASAGSVRRVQFFPDAAALSSILQNEEAQRVPITKWHTEAPGEPMVTSVSLTPALKWTPQRVPDTRHQPMSMRRLLSAHWTPYAGSPRLGGLQGHSGDLETCKEEVVQTLFKETEEEEQTDCVVLDQDPAEMRADQQLAKEEKQSYTGGRLQTFFQAPHRESVIFFSTGKKLHRAAPAHEQESPVAGFLERGGPMEHCAAGGQESMHLLPLHPELDRASAPEIPEVTAAATDLTRLTNLSAFVPLRQPRVAGSIMFPKSGALTSATALLRRRLPPLKELRLDEEVATYTSSPALPPSSSWPLQTRCGNPVAAALHLQDYTFFRPIILDPSSTSYSSPLRER, from the exons ATGGATTCCTCTCCAGTACTGCGTCAGCAATGTCAGAACACACTCCTGAACGACCATTCAAG TCTCAACAGAATGACAGCAGACAAAAAGCCAGGCTCTAAACACCTCTCTGTACCCCATCCTTCCAAACACCTCTCTGTACCCCATCCTTCCAAACACCTCTCTGTACCCCATCCTTCCAAACACCCCTCTGTACCCCATGGCCATCCTTCCAAACCGGGGCCTGAGAACAAGGACCCAGCAGCAGCCTCAGACAACGGTCCTAAACTCATGATAAGACTGCTGGGCATCAGCAGGCTCCCAGTGCTGGCCAAGTCCCTGCCCCTTAAGACTCCCTCTGACTTCACGTGGTCACACAAGAGATGGGAGGACAACTCTCTAGCG GGTAAAGCCAAGAGGATGAAACCAAGCACCAAGCCTGTGCCTTTCAACTTCTCTAATCTCAAGGCCAACCGAATGGGGGCACAGAACCAGAGGGGACCGCTGGCTGCTACTGCAAGGGCTGGTGCTCAACCAACCCAACCTAAAAGTACTTTTACCACTGCTGCCCATCTAAAAACAAGACCCACAACAACCACTGCCCAACTGCCCAGTAGCATCCCAGCAACTCATAACAAGGCCCAATCAAAGTCAACAATAGAGCTTGCTGCTCAACTCCCAACAACTGCACTACACTTGGCAGCTAGAAAAGCAGGCTCAGGGCCTGGCGGCATCTTGTCACAGCAAAATAGAGAGTCGGGGAAGCCTCATCAGACCCAGGCTCCCAGTGCTGCCACCTCCATGTCTTTGTCTCAACATCCCAAACAGTCTTCTTCAGATAATCTATTGCACGTACCTGGATGGGGACAACTTTCCAGACCTCCCAGTTCATTTGCTCTCGGCTCAGGTCTTTCGTCCAGTGCTTTCTCATTTAGTAGTGCCTCCACTGCCTCAGCCCAGCCCACTGCCCTCAGTACGGAAGCCTGTGGTGGCCATTTTGACATGCTCAGCCTGAAAGATCCTTCCATGCCTGGGCAGTTACCAAGTAGTAGCACTG ggagtGTGGAGGCTGCCTTCCACTCTGACCCTTCTGCCCTATGTAGTATCCTCCAGAATGAGGGAATCAGTGCAGCCAGGGTTTTTATGTCTAGCCGTCCCTCTACACAAGCCTATAACAACATG CCCCAGAGAGTGTCCATCATGAAGAATGGTCTGAGGACAGTGCCCTCTGCTG GTCCTGTCAGGAATGTAAAGTTGTCTCTGGCCCTGGGCAACATCCTGCAAACTGAAGGGGTCAGCTCCTCTCTGGAGTTGGAGAGGGTATCTGTCATGAAGAGTCACCAGACGACAGCAGCTTCTGCAG GTCCCGTAAGGTCTGTTCGGTTCTCCCCTGAGCCTTCATCCCTCAACAGCATCCTGCAGGATGAAGGGGTCAGCTACTCTCTCCAGCCCCAAAGAGTGTCTGTCATGAAGAGTCACAAGAAGTCAGCAGCCTCTGCAG GTTCAGTACGGCGTGTTCAGTTCTTCCCAGATGCTGCAGCCCTCAGCAGCATCCTGCAGAATGAAGAG GCACAGCGAGTACCCATCACAAAGTGGCACACTGAAGCTCCTGGAGAACCTATGG TGACATCAGTCAGCCTGACCCCAGCCTTAAAGTGGACACCCCAGCGGGTCCCTGACACAAGGCATCAGCCCATGTCCATG AGGAGGCTCCTGTCTGCCCATTGGACCCCCTACGCAGGCTCACCCAGACTCGGGGGCCTCCAGGGCCACAGCGGAGATCTGGAGACATGCaaggag GAGGTTGTCCAGACATTGTTTAAGGAGACTGAGGAGGAAGAACAGACAGACTGTGTGGTGTTGGATCAAGACCCTGCTGAGATGCGAGCAGACCAACAGCTGGCGAAGGAGGAGAAGCAAAGTTACACAGGAGGACGACTCCAGACTTTTTTCCAAGCCCCACACAGAGAATCAGTCATTTTCTTCTCAACTGGCAAGAAGCTGCACAGAGCAGCTCCAGCACATGAACAGGAGAGCCCTGTGGCGGGATTTCTGGAGCGAGGTGGGCCAATGGAACATTGTGCTGCAGGAGGACAGGAGTCGATGCACCTCCTCCCTCTGCATCCAGAGTTAGACAGAGCCTCTGCACCAGAGATCCCGGAAGTCACAGCTGCAGCCACAGATCTGACCAGGTTGACCAACCTCTCAGCTTTTGTCCCCCTGCGCCAGCCCAGAG TTGCAGGTAGTATTATGTTCCCAAAGAGCGGCGCTCTGACATCTGCTACAGCCTTGCTCCGCCGGCGCCTCCCCCCTCTGAAGGAGCTACGTCTGGATGAGGAGGTGGCCACCTACACCTCCTCCCCAGCCCTACCTCCCTCGTCATCCTGGCCCCTGCAGACCCGCTGTGGAAACCCTGTAGCAGCAGCCCTGCATCTCCAGGACTACACT TTTTTTCGGCCAATTATCTTGGACCCCTCATCTActtcctactcctctcctctccgggagAGATGA
- the LOC109908342 gene encoding mucin-12 isoform X1 has translation MDSSPVLRQQCQNTLLNDHSSLNRMTADKKPGSKHLSVPHPSKHLSVPHPSKHLSVPHPSKHPSVPHGHPSKPGPENKDPAAASDNGPKLMIRLLGISRLPVLAKSLPLKTPSDFTWSHKRWEDNSLAGKAKRMKPSTKPVPFNFSNLKANRMGAQNQRGPLAATARAGAQPTQPKSTFTTAAHLKTRPTTTTAQLPSSIPATHNKAQSKSTIELAAQLPTTALHLAARKAGSGPGGILSQQNRESGKPHQTQAPSAATSMSLSQHPKQSSSDNLLHVPGWGQLSRPPSSFALGSGLSSSAFSFSSASTASAQPTALSTEACGGHFDMLSLKDPSMPGQLPSSSTGSVEAAFHSDPSALCSILQNEGISAARVFMSSRPSTQAYNNMPQRVSIMKNGLRTVPSAGPVRNVKLSLALGNILQTEGVSSSLELERVSVMKSHQTTAASAGPVRSVRFSPEPSSLNSILQDEGVSYSLQPQRVSVMKSHKKSAASAGSVRRVQFFPDAAALSSILQNEEVKAGRPLEATPQRTSVCPSGRGTSIYTAQRVPITKWHTEAPGEPMVTSVSLTPALKWTPQRVPDTRHQPMSMRRLLSAHWTPYAGSPRLGGLQGHSGDLETCKEEVVQTLFKETEEEEQTDCVVLDQDPAEMRADQQLAKEEKQSYTGGRLQTFFQAPHRESVIFFSTGKKLHRAAPAHEQESPVAGFLERGGPMEHCAAGGQESMHLLPLHPELDRASAPEIPEVTAAATDLTRLTNLSAFVPLRQPRVAGSIMFPKSGALTSATALLRRRLPPLKELRLDEEVATYTSSPALPPSSSWPLQTRCGNPVAAALHLQDYTFFRPIILDPSSTSYSSPLRER, from the exons ATGGATTCCTCTCCAGTACTGCGTCAGCAATGTCAGAACACACTCCTGAACGACCATTCAAG TCTCAACAGAATGACAGCAGACAAAAAGCCAGGCTCTAAACACCTCTCTGTACCCCATCCTTCCAAACACCTCTCTGTACCCCATCCTTCCAAACACCTCTCTGTACCCCATCCTTCCAAACACCCCTCTGTACCCCATGGCCATCCTTCCAAACCGGGGCCTGAGAACAAGGACCCAGCAGCAGCCTCAGACAACGGTCCTAAACTCATGATAAGACTGCTGGGCATCAGCAGGCTCCCAGTGCTGGCCAAGTCCCTGCCCCTTAAGACTCCCTCTGACTTCACGTGGTCACACAAGAGATGGGAGGACAACTCTCTAGCG GGTAAAGCCAAGAGGATGAAACCAAGCACCAAGCCTGTGCCTTTCAACTTCTCTAATCTCAAGGCCAACCGAATGGGGGCACAGAACCAGAGGGGACCGCTGGCTGCTACTGCAAGGGCTGGTGCTCAACCAACCCAACCTAAAAGTACTTTTACCACTGCTGCCCATCTAAAAACAAGACCCACAACAACCACTGCCCAACTGCCCAGTAGCATCCCAGCAACTCATAACAAGGCCCAATCAAAGTCAACAATAGAGCTTGCTGCTCAACTCCCAACAACTGCACTACACTTGGCAGCTAGAAAAGCAGGCTCAGGGCCTGGCGGCATCTTGTCACAGCAAAATAGAGAGTCGGGGAAGCCTCATCAGACCCAGGCTCCCAGTGCTGCCACCTCCATGTCTTTGTCTCAACATCCCAAACAGTCTTCTTCAGATAATCTATTGCACGTACCTGGATGGGGACAACTTTCCAGACCTCCCAGTTCATTTGCTCTCGGCTCAGGTCTTTCGTCCAGTGCTTTCTCATTTAGTAGTGCCTCCACTGCCTCAGCCCAGCCCACTGCCCTCAGTACGGAAGCCTGTGGTGGCCATTTTGACATGCTCAGCCTGAAAGATCCTTCCATGCCTGGGCAGTTACCAAGTAGTAGCACTG ggagtGTGGAGGCTGCCTTCCACTCTGACCCTTCTGCCCTATGTAGTATCCTCCAGAATGAGGGAATCAGTGCAGCCAGGGTTTTTATGTCTAGCCGTCCCTCTACACAAGCCTATAACAACATG CCCCAGAGAGTGTCCATCATGAAGAATGGTCTGAGGACAGTGCCCTCTGCTG GTCCTGTCAGGAATGTAAAGTTGTCTCTGGCCCTGGGCAACATCCTGCAAACTGAAGGGGTCAGCTCCTCTCTGGAGTTGGAGAGGGTATCTGTCATGAAGAGTCACCAGACGACAGCAGCTTCTGCAG GTCCCGTAAGGTCTGTTCGGTTCTCCCCTGAGCCTTCATCCCTCAACAGCATCCTGCAGGATGAAGGGGTCAGCTACTCTCTCCAGCCCCAAAGAGTGTCTGTCATGAAGAGTCACAAGAAGTCAGCAGCCTCTGCAG GTTCAGTACGGCGTGTTCAGTTCTTCCCAGATGCTGCAGCCCTCAGCAGCATCCTGCAGAATGAAGAGGTGAAGGCTGGGAGACCCCTGGAAGCCACACCCCAGCGcacctctgtctgtccatctggcAGGGGCACCTCCATCTACACT GCACAGCGAGTACCCATCACAAAGTGGCACACTGAAGCTCCTGGAGAACCTATGG TGACATCAGTCAGCCTGACCCCAGCCTTAAAGTGGACACCCCAGCGGGTCCCTGACACAAGGCATCAGCCCATGTCCATG AGGAGGCTCCTGTCTGCCCATTGGACCCCCTACGCAGGCTCACCCAGACTCGGGGGCCTCCAGGGCCACAGCGGAGATCTGGAGACATGCaaggag GAGGTTGTCCAGACATTGTTTAAGGAGACTGAGGAGGAAGAACAGACAGACTGTGTGGTGTTGGATCAAGACCCTGCTGAGATGCGAGCAGACCAACAGCTGGCGAAGGAGGAGAAGCAAAGTTACACAGGAGGACGACTCCAGACTTTTTTCCAAGCCCCACACAGAGAATCAGTCATTTTCTTCTCAACTGGCAAGAAGCTGCACAGAGCAGCTCCAGCACATGAACAGGAGAGCCCTGTGGCGGGATTTCTGGAGCGAGGTGGGCCAATGGAACATTGTGCTGCAGGAGGACAGGAGTCGATGCACCTCCTCCCTCTGCATCCAGAGTTAGACAGAGCCTCTGCACCAGAGATCCCGGAAGTCACAGCTGCAGCCACAGATCTGACCAGGTTGACCAACCTCTCAGCTTTTGTCCCCCTGCGCCAGCCCAGAG TTGCAGGTAGTATTATGTTCCCAAAGAGCGGCGCTCTGACATCTGCTACAGCCTTGCTCCGCCGGCGCCTCCCCCCTCTGAAGGAGCTACGTCTGGATGAGGAGGTGGCCACCTACACCTCCTCCCCAGCCCTACCTCCCTCGTCATCCTGGCCCCTGCAGACCCGCTGTGGAAACCCTGTAGCAGCAGCCCTGCATCTCCAGGACTACACT TTTTTTCGGCCAATTATCTTGGACCCCTCATCTActtcctactcctctcctctccgggagAGATGA
- the LOC109908343 gene encoding differentially expressed in FDCP 6 homolog, protein MYREEGGRERKSYAAVDMDLRSELLKSIWYGFTALDLEKSGKVSKSQLKVLSHNLCTVLSIPHDPVALEEHFRDDDDGPVSSQGYMPYLNKYILDKVEEGCFVKEQVDELCWTLTAKKNYKPGKDNKNVLPGKDAFSLWCLFNFLSEDKYPLIMVPDEVEYLLKKMCMAMSVELNCVELEDFISKDTVQQNGFTVWSFLDMMNSGKVTRGMDQEITSMAIEEVYREIVGDVLKEGYLWKKGQLRRNWKERWFTLRPGTLAYYTSEDRKDRQGNIPLDGDCCVEVLPDRDGKRCMFCLKTLSKTYEMSASDTKQRQEWTAAIQTAIRLHTEGKTSLHKDLKLKRREQREQRERGRLAKEEELQRFRALQEEKERKLAELELLKEAQRQAQVLLEQDEMRRRQQHDEMQRALEVQLREAEESRASMQAEMILKEEEAERQRKRIKELEGLQMSLEEALHQEIKARQDEEVFRYAQTGLLSEEEEKMKALMALQDEQEEYIRKTQREKQELRQEMENKTRALEEAQRQLEEVRANRHRVDQDVVAAQRKLRQASTNVKHWNVQMNRLMSPVGPGEKRSSGGSFSRFQIPSQRDPGLRLRQRSEEQDDESKENVDSSGAGLGCEGERRLSQTSNGGMDIP, encoded by the exons ATGTatcgagaggagggagggagagagagaaaaagttaTGCTGCTGTAGACATGGACCTACGCTCAGAGCTCCTCAAGTCTATTTGGTATGGTTTCACTGCTCTGGATCTTGAGAAGAGTGGGAAAGTGTCCAAGTCTCAACTCAAG GTTCTGTCCCATAACCTGTGTACGGTTCTGTCCATCCCCCACGACCCAGTGGCTCTGGAAGAACACTTcagggatgatgatgatggaccGGTCTCCAGCCAGGGGTACATGCCTTACCTCAACAAATACATACTGGACAAG GTAGAAGAGGGCTGTTTTGTCAAGGAACAAGTAGATGAGCTTTGCTGGACTCTCACTGCTAAGAAGAACTACAAGCCGGGGAAGGACAATAAGAACGTGTTGCCGGGGAAGGATGCCTTTAGTCTCTGGTGCCTGTTTAACTTTCTGTCAGAGGACAAATACCCTCTGATTATGGTCCCAGATGAG GTGGAATACCTGCTCAAGAAGATGTGTATGGCCATGAGTGTTGAGCTCAACTGTGTGGAGCTGGAGGACTTCATCTCCAAGGATACAGTGCAGCAGAATGGTTTCACTGTCTGGTCCTTCCTGGACATGATGAACTCTGGGAAGGTAACTAGAGGCATGGACCAGGAAATCACCAGCATGGCCATAGAGGAGGTGTACAGGGAGATAGTCGGTGATGTCCTCAAAGAG GGGTATCTTTGGAAGAAGGGTCAGCTGAGGAGGAATTGGAAGGAGCGCTGGTTCACCCTGAGGCCTGGTACCCTGGCCTACTACACCAGCGAGGACCGCAAGGATCGCCAGGGAAACATCCCTCTGGACGGGGACTGCTGTGTGGAGGTTCTGCCAGACAGAGATGGGAAGAGGTGTATGTTTTGTCTGAAAACTCTCTCCAAGACCTATGAGATGAGTGCCTCAGACACCAAGCAGAGACAAGAATGGACAGCAG cCATTCAGACAGCCATCCGTCTACACACTGAAGGGAAGACCTCTCTCCACAAGGACCTGAAGCTGAAgaggagggagcagagggagCAACGGGAGAGGGGGCGGCTGGCCAAAGAGGAGGAGTTGCAACGTTTTCGGGCCCTCCAGGAGGAGAAGGAGCGTAAGCTGGCCGAGCTGGAGCTCCTGAAGGAGGCACAGAGGCAGGCCCAGGTTCTCCTGGAACAGGACGAGATGAGGAGGCGTCAGCAGCATGATGAGATGCAGCGGGCCCTGGAGGTGCAGCTCCGTGAGGCAGAGGAG tcgCGGGCCAGCATGCAAGCAGAGATGATTctgaaggaggaggaggcggagcgGCAGAGGAAGAGGATCAAGGAGCTGGAGGGGTTGCAGATGAGTCTGGAGGAGGCCTTGCACCAGGAGATCAAGGCCAGACAGGACGAAGAGGTCTTTAGATACGCACAGACTGG TTTGCTGtctgaggaggaagagaagatgaAGGCCCTGATGGCCCTCCAGGACGAGCAGGAGGAGTACATCCGGAAGacccagagagagaagcaggagcTGAGGCAAGAGATGGAGAATAAGACCCGGGCTCTGGAGGAGGCTCAGCGGCAGCTGGAGGAGGTCAGGGCCAACCGACACCGGGTCGACCAGGACGTTGTG GCTGCCCAAAGGAAGCTTCGTCAAGCCAGCACCAAcgtcaaacactggaatgttcAGATGAACCGGCTGATGAGTCCAGTTGGACCAGGAG AGAAGAGATCTTCTGGAGGCTCGTTCTCCCGTTTCCAGATCCCGTCTCAGAGAGACCCCGGCCTGCGTCTGAGACAGCGGTCAGAGGAGCAGGATGACGAGAGCAAGGAGAACGTGGACAGCAGTGGTGCAGGGTTaggctgtgaaggagagagacgtctctcacagacctctaACGGAGGCATGGACATCCCCTGA
- the LOC109908342 gene encoding mucin-12 isoform X2: MDSSPVLRQQCQNTLLNDHSSLNRMTADKKPGSKHLSVPHPSKHLSVPHPSKHLSVPHPSKHPSVPHGHPSKPGPENKDPAAASDNGPKLMIRLLGISRLPVLAKSLPLKTPSDFTWSHKRWEDNSLAGKAKRMKPSTKPVPFNFSNLKANRMGAQNQRGPLAATARAGAQPTQPKSTFTTAAHLKTRPTTTTAQLPSSIPATHNKAQSKSTIELAAQLPTTALHLAARKAGSGPGGILSQQNRESGKPHQTQAPSAATSMSLSQHPKQSSSDNLLHVPGWGQLSRPPSSFALGSGLSSSAFSFSSASTASAQPTALSTEACGGHFDMLSLKDPSMPGQLPSSSTGSVEAAFHSDPSALCSILQNEGISAARVFMSSRPSTQAYNNMPQRVSIMKNGLRTVPSAGPVRNVKLSLALGNILQTEGVSSSLELERVSVMKSHQTTAASAGPVRSVRFSPEPSSLNSILQDEGVSYSLQPQRVSVMKSHKKSAASAGSVRRVQFFPDAAALSSILQNEEVKAGRPLEATPQRTSVCPSGRGTSIYTAQRVPITKWHTEAPGEPMVTSVSLTPALKWTPQRVPDTRHQPMSMRRLLSAHWTPYAGSPRLGGLQGHSGDLETCKEEVVQTLFKETEEEEQTDCVVLDQDPAEMRADQQLAKEEKQSYTGGRLQTFFQAPHRESVIFFSTGKKLHRAAPAHEQESPVAGFLERGGPMEHCAAGGQESMHLLPLHPELDRASAPEIPEVTAAATDLTRLTNLSAFVPLRQPRGSIMFPKSGALTSATALLRRRLPPLKELRLDEEVATYTSSPALPPSSSWPLQTRCGNPVAAALHLQDYTFFRPIILDPSSTSYSSPLRER, from the exons ATGGATTCCTCTCCAGTACTGCGTCAGCAATGTCAGAACACACTCCTGAACGACCATTCAAG TCTCAACAGAATGACAGCAGACAAAAAGCCAGGCTCTAAACACCTCTCTGTACCCCATCCTTCCAAACACCTCTCTGTACCCCATCCTTCCAAACACCTCTCTGTACCCCATCCTTCCAAACACCCCTCTGTACCCCATGGCCATCCTTCCAAACCGGGGCCTGAGAACAAGGACCCAGCAGCAGCCTCAGACAACGGTCCTAAACTCATGATAAGACTGCTGGGCATCAGCAGGCTCCCAGTGCTGGCCAAGTCCCTGCCCCTTAAGACTCCCTCTGACTTCACGTGGTCACACAAGAGATGGGAGGACAACTCTCTAGCG GGTAAAGCCAAGAGGATGAAACCAAGCACCAAGCCTGTGCCTTTCAACTTCTCTAATCTCAAGGCCAACCGAATGGGGGCACAGAACCAGAGGGGACCGCTGGCTGCTACTGCAAGGGCTGGTGCTCAACCAACCCAACCTAAAAGTACTTTTACCACTGCTGCCCATCTAAAAACAAGACCCACAACAACCACTGCCCAACTGCCCAGTAGCATCCCAGCAACTCATAACAAGGCCCAATCAAAGTCAACAATAGAGCTTGCTGCTCAACTCCCAACAACTGCACTACACTTGGCAGCTAGAAAAGCAGGCTCAGGGCCTGGCGGCATCTTGTCACAGCAAAATAGAGAGTCGGGGAAGCCTCATCAGACCCAGGCTCCCAGTGCTGCCACCTCCATGTCTTTGTCTCAACATCCCAAACAGTCTTCTTCAGATAATCTATTGCACGTACCTGGATGGGGACAACTTTCCAGACCTCCCAGTTCATTTGCTCTCGGCTCAGGTCTTTCGTCCAGTGCTTTCTCATTTAGTAGTGCCTCCACTGCCTCAGCCCAGCCCACTGCCCTCAGTACGGAAGCCTGTGGTGGCCATTTTGACATGCTCAGCCTGAAAGATCCTTCCATGCCTGGGCAGTTACCAAGTAGTAGCACTG ggagtGTGGAGGCTGCCTTCCACTCTGACCCTTCTGCCCTATGTAGTATCCTCCAGAATGAGGGAATCAGTGCAGCCAGGGTTTTTATGTCTAGCCGTCCCTCTACACAAGCCTATAACAACATG CCCCAGAGAGTGTCCATCATGAAGAATGGTCTGAGGACAGTGCCCTCTGCTG GTCCTGTCAGGAATGTAAAGTTGTCTCTGGCCCTGGGCAACATCCTGCAAACTGAAGGGGTCAGCTCCTCTCTGGAGTTGGAGAGGGTATCTGTCATGAAGAGTCACCAGACGACAGCAGCTTCTGCAG GTCCCGTAAGGTCTGTTCGGTTCTCCCCTGAGCCTTCATCCCTCAACAGCATCCTGCAGGATGAAGGGGTCAGCTACTCTCTCCAGCCCCAAAGAGTGTCTGTCATGAAGAGTCACAAGAAGTCAGCAGCCTCTGCAG GTTCAGTACGGCGTGTTCAGTTCTTCCCAGATGCTGCAGCCCTCAGCAGCATCCTGCAGAATGAAGAGGTGAAGGCTGGGAGACCCCTGGAAGCCACACCCCAGCGcacctctgtctgtccatctggcAGGGGCACCTCCATCTACACT GCACAGCGAGTACCCATCACAAAGTGGCACACTGAAGCTCCTGGAGAACCTATGG TGACATCAGTCAGCCTGACCCCAGCCTTAAAGTGGACACCCCAGCGGGTCCCTGACACAAGGCATCAGCCCATGTCCATG AGGAGGCTCCTGTCTGCCCATTGGACCCCCTACGCAGGCTCACCCAGACTCGGGGGCCTCCAGGGCCACAGCGGAGATCTGGAGACATGCaaggag GAGGTTGTCCAGACATTGTTTAAGGAGACTGAGGAGGAAGAACAGACAGACTGTGTGGTGTTGGATCAAGACCCTGCTGAGATGCGAGCAGACCAACAGCTGGCGAAGGAGGAGAAGCAAAGTTACACAGGAGGACGACTCCAGACTTTTTTCCAAGCCCCACACAGAGAATCAGTCATTTTCTTCTCAACTGGCAAGAAGCTGCACAGAGCAGCTCCAGCACATGAACAGGAGAGCCCTGTGGCGGGATTTCTGGAGCGAGGTGGGCCAATGGAACATTGTGCTGCAGGAGGACAGGAGTCGATGCACCTCCTCCCTCTGCATCCAGAGTTAGACAGAGCCTCTGCACCAGAGATCCCGGAAGTCACAGCTGCAGCCACAGATCTGACCAGGTTGACCAACCTCTCAGCTTTTGTCCCCCTGCGCCAGCCCAGAG GTAGTATTATGTTCCCAAAGAGCGGCGCTCTGACATCTGCTACAGCCTTGCTCCGCCGGCGCCTCCCCCCTCTGAAGGAGCTACGTCTGGATGAGGAGGTGGCCACCTACACCTCCTCCCCAGCCCTACCTCCCTCGTCATCCTGGCCCCTGCAGACCCGCTGTGGAAACCCTGTAGCAGCAGCCCTGCATCTCCAGGACTACACT TTTTTTCGGCCAATTATCTTGGACCCCTCATCTActtcctactcctctcctctccgggagAGATGA